A genome region from Calliopsis andreniformis isolate RMS-2024a chromosome 2, iyCalAndr_principal, whole genome shotgun sequence includes the following:
- the LOC143184930 gene encoding uncharacterized protein LOC143184930, giving the protein MIPEKELISKLAYIQQVCSSMPSPSLKEQEAALNYIISITKGVSQKQLLSYEPNAAIITCTLKLFFYYNEKLAQSNHLCEWKRRRKRRLVKECYNSLLQMYIPQKSKTILRAVLKMIYENKLWEFETFCFEVMFSLLECGVSGSLMFHIMWDVVDAPNISIEDTRRIIRILYELLDVYNWPDTHETVLVIERILNSFYISITSMQSVDNTMSQSYTMLKKGLEVCILNMVKHLCNDHLLIIVQHMSSWAVEKGMTDETILEFGSTLEYTAYMHKVTTYEKTLTPKIFPLLMDMIASKSKIVSLLGNRVIQYLLDRHENKMCFDTPRIFFEHGQFDLKIPQCLKEDKLFCKLHREILHDSLLKSIISHYTSRMNLEATYCTISLIAIEVPCGFTAAAIVCLMMNLQDLTLKKQKDHSEVSYHLHATVIAVMSLLCWIHKAKVFYEYVNKIMLERAQWAPHLNPPIQAQYNFAAHHILWDKPELFFVDWEARYGLWKCFRLREGEDDTQEL; this is encoded by the coding sequence ATGATACCAGAGAAAGAGCTGATCAGTAAATTGGCTTACATACAACAAGTATGTTCTTCTATGCCCTCACCTTCATTGAAGGAGCAGGAAGCAGCACTAAACTATATAATAAGTATAACAAAAGGTGTCTCACAGAAGCAACTATTATCATACGAACCAAATGCTGCAATTATTACGTGCACTCTTAAACTGTTCTTCTATTATAACGAAAAATTGGCTCAATCGAATCACTTATGTGAGTGGAAACGCCGAAGAAAACGTCGGCTCGTAAAAGAATGTTATAATAGCTTATTGCAAATGTATATTCCTCAAAAATCGAAGACAATCCTTCGAGCAGTACTTAAAatgatttatgaaaataaacttTGGGAATTTGAGACTTTCTGTTTTGAAGTTATGTTTAGTTTATTGGAATGTGGTGTAAGCGGATCATTAATGTTCCATATAATGTGGGACGTAGTTGACGCCCCGAATATAAGTATAGAGGACACTAGAAGAATAATAAGAATATTATATGAATTATTAGATGTTTATAACTGGCCAGACACTCATGAAACTGTGCTAGTTATCGAAAGAATATTAAATTCCTTTTATATCAGCATAACTTCTATGCAATCAGTAGATAATACCATGTCCCAATCATACACCATGCTCAAAAAAGGTCTAGAAGTTTGCATATTAAACATGGTCAAACATTTATGCAATGATCATCTTCTTATTATAGTACAGCATATGAGTTCATGGGCTGTTGAAAAAGGAATGACTGATGAAACTATTCTAGAATTTGGAAGTACCCTTGAATATACAGCATATATGCATAAAGTAACAACATATGAAAAAACCTTAACACCAAAGATATTTCCATTACTGATGGATATGATAGCATCAAAGAGTAAAATAGTAAGTTTATTGGGTAACAGAGTTATACAATATCTACTGGACAGGCATGAAAATAAAATGTGTTTCGACACACCAAGGATTTTTTTTGAGCATGGCCAATTTGACTTAAAAATACCTCAGTGTCTCAAAGAAGATAAACTGTTTTGCAAACTTCACAGGGAAATTTTGCATGATAGTCTCTTAAAAAGTATTATAAGCCATTATACATCACGGATGAATCTAGAAGCAACATATTGCACAATTTCTTTGATTGCCATAGAAGTTCCATGTGGATTTACAGCAGCAGCTATAGTTTGCCTCATGATGAACTTACAAGACTTAACTTTGAAGAAACAAAAGGATCATTCTGAAGTATCCTATCATTTGCATGCCACCGTAATAGCAGTTATGTCTCTTTTATGTTGGATTCATAAAGCTAAAGTATTTTATGAGTACGTGAACAAAATCATGCTGGAGAGAGCACAGTGGGCTCCGCATTTAAATCCACCCATTCAAGCTCAATATAATTTTGCAGCACATCATATCCTCTGGGATAAGCCAGAATTATTTTTTGTAGATTGGGAAGCACGT
- the Taf1 gene encoding TATA-box binding protein associated factor 1, whose protein sequence is MADSEEESDKDIMSGINMTGFLFGNIDENGQLEDDILDPEAKQHLASLSRLGLNSFIREMMPNEGNIEDRDDSDSKYEQENEMVDEKDMDYIEKSPNALDFSDINELADDLNEESSKQNSFKGKNDKENDYDADDEEVVSKSDTQLMPPPPVPEEKEALTAEEAEAARQRKLETPLASMLPSKYANVNVTELFPDFRANKVLRFSRLFGPGKPSSLPQIWRGVKKRRKKKRHHDIRDSDSGSDQDEKKPKFKGWMMHYGPDPNPDMCCSDDENKLLLPVEDKEQTGKSGETGENGDMGPKVADWRFGPAQLWYDMLQVPETGDGFNYGFKITDQDEESHNKETEEFSDDAFLMVSQLHWEDDVIWNGDDIKHKVLQKLNSKNNAAGWVPSSGNRTAQAFSQPGKGAPVPVASNVRLATSQITTPLHMQSQKNKMNMGNKGSQQQAREENYDDTWYSIFPVENEELVYGLWEEEVIWDPENMRKIPKPKILTLDPNDENIVLGIPDDIDPALVHKDNGPQPKVKIPHPHVKKSKLLLGKAGVINVLEEDTPPPPPKSPDRDPFNISNDTYYMPRSSETTLRLKVGGGNLIQHSTPVVELRAPFVQTHMGPMRLRNFHRPPLRRFSHGPLAHPGPHSVLPLLKHIKKKAKQREQERIASGGGDVFFMRTPEDLTGKDGELVLIEFSEEHPPLMNQVGMCSKVKNYYKRKAGKDQGPQKYKYGETAYAHTSPFLGILTPGQSIQAIENNMYRAPIYEHKIPETDFLVIRTRQQYYIREVDAIFVAGQECPLYEVPGPNSKRANNFVRDFLQVFIYRLFWKSSDTPRRIRMDDIKKAFPSHSESSIRKRLKLCADFKRTGMDSNWWVIKPDFRLPTEEEIRAMVSPEQCCAYFSMIAAEQRLKDAGYGEKFLFTPQDDDDEEMQLKMDDEVKVAPWNTTRAYIQAMKGKCLLQLAGPADPTGCGEGFSYVRVPNKPTISKEEQEAQPKRTVTGTDADLRRLSLNNAKALLRKFGVPEEEIKKLSRWEVIDVVRTLSTEKAKAGEEGMTKFSRGNRFSIAEHQERYKEECQRIFDLQNRVLSSNEVLSTDEGESSEEDSSDIEEMGKNIENMLSNKKTSTQLSLEREEQQRHELRKMLMGEVQEQDKKSKEKKKDDEEDSPVNNFNSQQGRVLKIYRTFRNPEGKEFTRVELVRKAAVIDTYIKIRNSKDETFIKQFATLDEAQKEEMKREKRRIQEQLRRIKRNQERERMLGGPMSNNVPSNNIFDRSNTNTPTTTSSSSILKFCNSFQSTSPASKHPKPEISPSKRKKPKLKPDLKLKCGACGNVGHMRTNKACPLYQNSITTAPVNVAMTEEQEEEIEKQLNTDDQDLVNVDGTKVKLSSKLIKHAEEMKRRTLLLKVPKEAVSSKKRRRATGDDHCDYLKRQQRPANRRRTDPVVVMSTMLESILNEMRDLPDVQPFLFPVNAKAVPDYYKIIQRPMDLQTIRENLRLKKYQSREEFLADVNQIVENSTLYNGPKSSLTVAAKRMLDTCVERLGEKEDRLMRLEKAINPLLDDNDQVALTFILDNVVNNKLKSMTEAWPFLKPVNKKLVKDYYNVIKRPMDLETISKKVSAHKYHNRHEFLRDIEQILENCTIYNGKDSVYTHKAEQLVKVCKETLDEYDEHLMQLEKNILLVQKRAMEQADIDPSWLGPDEENYTIVEPEFRGSQTSSPENPFGKSNMDDFYFVDVEGDAEGDGSRSANSKKKDVLEEDLQFSSEDEFDEVPFGTDEQSENAEMETLELNEVREVGVVLADDDSQQAAEAMVQLGNVGFYMADQQLLQQDESMDVDPNYDPSDFLLAGLPARDEKSENKIQDDLAVSESDDDADNNAQQKQKTPQQMSQPEEDVGGDLWF, encoded by the exons ATGGCTGATTCTGAGGAGGAGAGTGATAAAGACATAATGTCTGGAATTAATATGACTGGCTTCCTTTTTGGAAACATTGATGAAAATGGTCAGCTAGAAGATGACATTCTTGACCCAGAAGCTAAGCAGCATTTAGCTTCGCTTAGTCGTCTTGGTCTGAATTCATTTATTCGAGAAATGATGCCAAATGAAGgtaatattgaggacagagatgaTTCAGATTCTAAATATGAACAAGAGAATGAAATGGTTGATGAGAAAGACATGGATTACATTGAGAAATCCCCTAATGCTCTTGATTTCTCTGATATAAATGAATTAGCAGATGACTTAAATGAGGAATCTA GTAAACAAAATTCCTTCAAAGGAAAGAATGATAAAGAAAATGATTATGATGCAGATGATGAAGAAGTTGTTAGCAAATCTGATACACAGTTAATGCCACCTCCTCCAGTACCGGAAGAAAAAGAGGCACTTACTGCAGAAGAAGCAGAGGCTGCTCGTCAACGTAAACTAGAAACTCCTCTTGCTTCTATGTTACCATCTAAATATGCCAATGTAAATGTCACAGAACTGTTTCCTGATTTCCGTGCTAACAAAGTATTGAGATTTTCAAGACTTTTTGGACCAGGGAAGCCTAGTAGCCTTCCTCAGATATGGAGAGGTGTGAAGAAACGTCGAAAAAAGAAACGGCACCATGATATTAGAGATTCTGATTCTGGATCCGATCAGGACGAAAAAAAACCGAAATTTAAA GGCTGGATGATGCACTATGGTCCAGATCCTAATCCCGATATGTGTTGTTCTGATgatgaaaataaattattattaccaGTAGAGGATAAAGAACAAACTGGTAAATCTGGTGAAACTGGTGAAAATGGAGATATGGGACCAAAAGTAGCAGACTGGAGGTTTGGACCTGCACAACTTTGGTATGATATGCTTCAAGTTCCAGAAACTGGAGATGGCTTTAATTATGGATTTAAGATTACAGATCAG GATGAGGAGTCACACAATAAAGAAACTGAAGAATTTTCTGATGATGCATTTTTAATGGTGTCTCAATTGCATTGGGAAGACGATGTCATATGGAATGGTGATGATATAAAACACAAA GTATTACAGAAATTGAATAGTAAAAATAACGCAGCTGGATGGGTACCATCGAGTGGAAACAGAACTGCTCAAGCATTTAGTCAGCCAGGAAAAGGTGCACCTGTACCTGTTGCATCAAATGTTCGACTGGCTACTTCACAGATTACAACTCCATTACACATGCAATCTCAGAAAAATAAGAT GAACATGGGAAATAAGGGAAGTCAGCAACAAGCACGAGAAGAAAATTACGATGATACATGGTATTCCATTTTCCCGGTAGAAAATGAAGAATTGGTGTATGGACTTTGGGAGGAAGAAGTGATTTGGGATCCCGAAAATATGAGAAAGATACCAAAGCCTAAAATTCTTACTTTAGATCCAAACGATGAGAATATTGTCCTCGGTATTCCTGATGACATAGACCCAGCACTAGTTCACAAAGACAATGGACCTCAACCAAAAGTAAAAATACCCCACCCTCATGTCAAAaaaagtaaattattattaggAAAAGCTGGAGTGATCAATGTTTTGGAAGAAGATACACCACCTCCACCACCGAAATCGCCTGATAGAGATCCATTTAATATTTCAAACGACAC ATACTATATGCCTAGATCATCAGAAACGACGTTACGATTGAAAGTTGGAGGTGGAAACTTAATACAACACAGTACACCAGTGGTGGAATTGCGAGCTCCGTTCGTTCAAACTCACATGGGACCAATGCGTCTTCGGAACTTCCATAGGCCACCATTAAGAAGATTTAGTCATGGACCGCTAGCCCACCCAGGTCCTCATTCCGTTCTGCCATTGCTGAAACATATTAAGAAGAAAGCTAAG CAAAGAGAACAAGAAaggattgcatctggtggaggcgATGTTTTCTTCATGAGAACTCCCGAAGATTTAACTGGGAAAGATGGTGAATTGGTCCTTATAGAATTTTCTGAAGAGCATCCTCCTTTGATGAACCAAGTAGGAATGTGTTCCAAAGTGAAAAACTATTATAAAAGAAAAGCGGGGAAGGATCAAGGAccacaaaaatataaatatggtGAAACTGCTTATGCACACACTAGTCCTTTCCTTGGGATTCTTACGCCTGGTCAAAGTATACAGGCAATCGAAAATAACATGTACAGAGCACCGATATACGAACACAAAATTCCGGAAACTGATTTCTTGGTCATTAGGACAAG GCAACAATATTATATTAGAGAAGTAGACGCTATATTTGTCGCTGGACAAGAATGCCCATTATACGAAGTACCAGGTCCTAATTCGAAGAGAGCTAATAATTTTGTTAGAGATTTTTTACAAGTATTTATATACAGATTATTTTGGAAATCAAGTGATACGCCTAGGCGAATAAGAATGGATGATATTAAAAAAGCCTTTCCTTCGCATAGCGAAAGTAGCATAAGAAAACGATTAAAATTGTGCGCTGATTTCAAGAGGACTG GTATGGATTCTAATTGGTGGGTCATAAAGCCGGACTTCAGGTTGCCAACTGAAGAAGAGATCAGAGCGATGGTATCCCCAGAGCAGTGTTGCGCATATTTCAGCATGATCGCGGCAGAGCAGAGATTAAAAGACGCTGGTTACGGTGAAAAGTTCCTGTTTACTCCTCAAGACGATGACGACGAAGAAATGCAACTAAAAATGGATGACGAAGTTAAAGTTGCACCTTGGAATACAACACGAGCGTACATCCAAGCCATGAAAGGAAAATGCTTGTTACAACTGGCTGGACCAGCGGATCCAACAGGCTGTGGCGAAGGATTCTCTTATGTTAGAGTTCCAAATAAACCAACAATAAGTAAG GAGGAGCAAGAAGCTCAACCAAAAAGAACTGTAACTGGGACTGATGCTGATTTGAGAAGACTATCATTGAACAATGCGAAGGCATTACTTCGCAAATTTGGTGTTCCCGAGGAGGAAATCAAAAAATTATCGCGATGGGAAGTTATAGACGTAGTCAGAACATTATCAACGGAGAAGGCTAAGGCTGGAGAAGAAGGTATGACTAAGTTTTCGCGAGGAAATCGATTCTCCATTGCCGAGCATCAAGAGAGGTACAAAGAAGAGTGTCAAAGAATCTTCGACTTACAAAATCGTGTCTTATCGTCTAATGAGGTTTTAAGTACAGACGAGGGCGAAAGTTCAGAGGAAGATAGTTCTGATATAGAAGAAATGGGTAAGAATATAGAAAACATGCTCTCCAATAAGAAAACTAGCACTCAGCTGTCCCTCGAGCGTGAAGAACAACAGCGGCATGAGTTGCGAAAGATGTTAATGGGTGAAGTTCAAGAGCAAGACAAAAAGAGTAAAGAGAAGAAGAAGGATGATGAAGAAGACAGTCCTGTGAATAACTTCAATTCGCAACAGGGTAGAGTTCTCAAGATTTATCGAACGTTCAGAAACCCAGAGGGGAAAGAGTTCACGAGAGTGGAGCTGGTTAGGAAGGCAGCAGTTATAGACACGTATATAAAAATTAGGAACTCGAAGGATGAAACGTTCATCAAACAGTTCGCAACTTTGGACGAGGCGCAGaaggaagagatgaagagagagAAGAGAAGAATACAAGAACAGTTACGACGAATTAAGCGAAATCAAGAGCGAGAACGTATGCTGGGTGGTCCAATGTCCAATAACGTACCCTCAAATAACATCTTCGACCGTAGTAATACCAATACCCCAACCACAACATCCTCCAGCAGTATCCTTAAATTCTGTAATTCTTTCCAATCTACCTCTCCTGCTTCTAAACATCCTAAACCCGAAATATCTCCTTCTAAACGAAAAAAACCTAAACTTAAACCAGATTTGAAATTAAAATGCGGTGCCTGCGGTAACGTGGGTCATATGCGTACGAATAAAGCTTGTCCTTTGTATCAGAATAGCATAACCACAGCGCCAGTAAATGTTGCGATGACGGAAGAGCAAGAAGAAGAAATTGAAAAGCAGCTAAACACTGATGACCAAGATCTCGTTAACGTAGATGGAACCAAAGTGAAATTATCATCTAAATTAATTAAG CATGCTGAAGAGATGAAGCGACGCACACTACTCTTGAAAGTGCCTAAAGAAGCAGTAAGTTCGAAGAAACGAAGAAGAGCGACTGGAGATGACCACTGTGATTACCTTAAACGGCAGCAGAGGCCTGCTAATAGAAGAAGGACTGATCCTGTCGTCGTCATGTCTACGATGTTAGAAAGTATACTCAACGAAATGAGAGATCTGCCCGATGTCCAGCCGTTCCTGTTTCCTGTTAACGCTAAG GCTGTTCCagattattataaaattatacaGAGACCCATGGATTTACAAACTATACGTGAAAATTTGAGATTAAAGAAGTATCAGAGTCGAGAAGAATTTTTAGCTGACGTCAATCAAATTGTGGAAAATTCAACATTGTACAATGGACCAAAGAGTTCGTTAACTGTCGCGGCTAAGCGCATGTTAGATACTTGTGTGGAGAGACTCGGTGAAAAAGAAGATCGTCTGATGAGATTAGAAaaagcaattaatcctcttctcGATGATAACGATCAAGTTGCTCTTACATTTATATTGGATAATGttgttaataataaattaaagtCTATGACGGAAGCTTGGCCGTTCCTGAAGCCAGTAAATAAGAAGTTGGTGAAAGATTATTATAATGTTATTAAAAGACCTATGGATCTAGAGACAATATCGAAAAAAGTATCTG CACATAAGTATCATAATCGACACGAGTTTCTCAGAGATATTGAACAAATTCTGGAAAATTGTacaatatataatggaaaggacTCTGTGTATACACACAAGGCAGAGCAACTTGTTAAAGTTTGCAAGGAAACATTAGATGag TACGACGAGCATCTAATGCAGCTGGAAAAGAATATATTATTGGTACAAAAACGAGCAATGGAACAGGCAGATATAGATCCTTCTTGGCTAGGTCCAGACGAAGAAAATTATACTATTGTAGAGCCAGAATTTAGAGGG AGTCAGACGAGTTCGCCAGAAAATCCATTTGGAAAATCGAATATGGATGACTTTTACTTTGTGGACGTCGAAGGAGATGCTGAAGGCGATGGTAGCAGAAGTGCAAATTCGAAGAAAAAAGACGTATTGGAAGAAG ATCTACAATTCTCCAGCGAAGATGAATTCGACGAAGTTCCATTTGGCACGGACGAACAGTCTGAAAATGCTGAGATGGAGACATTGGAATTAAATGAAGTTCGAGAAGTGGGAGTAGTGCTAGCGGATGATGACAGTCAGCAAGCAGCAGAAGCAATGGTTCAGTTGGGTAATGTCGGTTTTTATATGGCGGATCAACAATTGCTTCAGCAAG ATGAAAGCATGGATGTCGATCCAAACTACGATCCTTCAGACTTTTTACTAGCTGGTTTGCCAGCGAGAGATGAAAAGAGCGAAAACAAAATACAAGATGATTTAGCTGTATCTGAAAGTGATGATGATGCAGACAATAACGCGCAACAAAAACAAAAAACGCCACAACAAATGTCACAACCGGAGGAGGATGTTGGCGGTGACTTGTGGTTCTAA